A single window of Saccharomyces kudriavzevii IFO 1802 strain IFO1802 genome assembly, chromosome: 16 DNA harbors:
- the HDA3 gene encoding Hda3p (similar to Saccharomyces cerevisiae HDA3 (YPR179C); ancestral locus Anc_7.535), whose product MDLLRILDTKPIPTIIDATTLGISGNTSGDYWLPTTMSLYQKELTDQIVSLHYSDILRYFETSYYKEDVILESMRTMCLNGSLVATHPYLLIDHYMPKSLITRDVPAHLAENSGKFSVLRDLINLVQEYETETAIVCRPGRTMDLLEALLLGNKVHIKRYDGHSIKSKQKSNDFSCTVHLFSSEGLNLAQYPIKSKARFDMLICLDTTVDTSHKDTQYLLQYKREKRGFERYAPIVRLVAINSIDHCTLFFSKKFDKSSREYLESVTAAMVILRDRLGTLPPDLRPIYSQKLHYLVEWLENPTVPWPLPDIYPLKRYTSMDVERSLLTEVHFKKSDDQLEEAFANCSKKRGRHGANKTSSSTIIGTEDNDTPSFYSTKRLKNDYYTNPLKQDMTQLTGITTADNSSNVNYHLSSGIITHKLIQSMGEVYMDICLQNQELNDYSCLNDLQNEHLQFFSNEDEKIVKEYDTELRTHNDNLNKSHELEVENNSKFFQIETLENEIGILKEALVAQGERSSKLKDAFIRTINTQDEIEKEERITKSKNTEKKYMEQEIKRAADAIRENEEETRKLGDRRRELENELKLKLEASEASKKELNEKIGFLKEEINLENDIKEELLEQLSKTMENLENSTIPRVRTQNGNTKKKLKTKKPGNI is encoded by the coding sequence ATGGATTTACTGCGTATTCTAGATACAAAGCCAATACCTACAATTATTGATGCTACTACCCTGGGAATCTCCGGCAACACATCCGGCGATTATTGGCTGCCGACAACAATGTCACTTTACCAAAAGGAACTCACAGATCAGATAGTGTCATTGCACTATTCTGATATTTTGAgatattttgaaacatCTTATTACAAGGAAGATGTTATTCTCGAGTCTATGAGGACTATGTGTTTAAACGGTTCATTAGTAGCAACTCATCCATATCTGCTAATAGATCATTACATGCCTAAATCGTTAATAACTAGAGATGTTCCTGCTCATTTGGCGGAGAACAGTGGGAAGTTTAGTGTTTTAAGAGACCTTATAAACCTTgttcaagaatatgaaacTGAAACGGCCATTGTTTGTAGGCCGGGAAGAACAATGGATTTGCTAGAGGCCTTACTTTTGGGAAATAAAGTACATATTAAAAGATATGATGGTCATTCTATCAagtcaaaacaaaaatccAATGATTTCTCGTGTACGGTTCATTTATTCTCCTCTGAAGGGTTGAATTTGGCACAATATCCGATAAAATCGAAGGCTCGATTCGACATGCTAATCTGCTTAGATACTACAGTGGATACAAGCCATAAAGATACACAATATTTGTTGCAATATAAAAGGGAGAAGAGAGGTTTTGAAAGATATGCCCCAATTGTTAGGCTGGTGGCGATCAATTCGATTGATCATTGTACGTTATTCTTTagtaaaaaatttgataagaGTAGTAGAGAATATTTGGAGAGTGTCACTGCAGCTATGGTGATTTTGAGGGATCGTTTGGGCACACTCCCTCCAGATCTGAGGCCTATTTATTCACAAAAATTACACTATTTAGTAGAGTGGCTAGAAAATCCAACTGTACCGTGGCCCTTACCAGATATTTACCCGTTAAAGCGATATACCTCCATGGATGTAGAAAGGTCTCTGTTAACGGAAgttcatttcaaaaagtcAGATGACCAACTAGAAGAGGCTTTTGCGAACTGTTCCAAGAAGAGAGGGCGGCATGGGGCTAATAAAACATCTTCTTCTACTATTATCGGAACTGAGGATAATGATACTCCAAGTTTCTATTCCACCAAAaggttgaaaaatgattatTACACAAATCCCTTAAAACAAGACATGACACAACTAACAGGTATTACTACTGCTGACAACTCCTCCAATGTAAATTATCATTTGTCAAGTGGAATTATTACTCATAAACTTATTCAATCGATGGGGGAAGTTTATATGGATATTTGCTTGCAAAATCAAGAGCTGAATGATTACTCATGCTTAAATGATTTGCAAAATGAACATTTACAATTCTTCtcaaatgaagatgaaaaaattgtcaaaGAGTATGATACTGAATTAAGAACACATAATGATAATTTAAACAAGTCGCACGAACTagaagttgaaaacaattcaaaattttttcaaattgaaacgttggaaaatgaaattggAATCTTGAAAGAAGCTCTAGTGGCTCAAGGCGAAAGATCTTCTAAGTTAAAGGATGCATTTATCAGAACTATCAATACGCAGGACGAGAtcgaaaaggaagaaagaataacgaaatcaaaaaataccgaaaaaaaatacatggaacaagaaatcaaaagagcCGCTGATGCTATAAGAGAAAATGAGGAGGAGACACGTAAACTTGGTgacagaagaagagaattaGAAAATGAACTGAAACTGAAATTAGAGGCCTCTGAGGCCTCTAAAAAGGAACTAAATGAGAAAATTGGTTTTTTGAAGGAGGAAATTAACCTAGAAAATGATATTAAAGAAGAGCTACTAGAACAACTGTCCAAGACAATGGAGAATCTGGAAAACTCAACAATACCACGAGTACGTACCCAAAATggaaatacaaaaaaaaaattaaaaaccaaaaaaccaggtaatatataa
- the AOS1 gene encoding E1 ubiquitin-activating protein AOS1 (similar to Saccharomyces cerevisiae AOS1 (YPR180W); ancestral locus Anc_7.536): MKSMTEGKLSEDEIALYDRQIRLWGMAAQANMRSAKVLLINLGAIGSEIAKSIVLSGIGHLTILDAHKVTEEDLGSQFFIGSKDVGQWKIDAAKERVQDLNSRVELKFDKQFFQEKDEKFFQHFDLVVATEMKADDAVKLNELTRKLNIPLYVAGSNGLFAYIFIDLIEFISEDEKLQSIRPTVVGPISNNRSIIEITTRKDEEDGKKTYERIKIKNCYTSLKEVLKGATLNEKLTRRQLKRVTSILPLTLSLLQHELKQKSKTINVEQMKMDAAVWCKQLGIPTSVLTDEYTQQFIKQRGIEFAPVAAIIGGAVAQDVINILGKRLSPLSNFIVFDGITLDMPLFEF; encoded by the coding sequence ATGAAAAGTATGACTGAAGGAAAATTAAGTGAAGATGAGATTGCGTTGTACGATAGACAAATTCGTCTTTGGGGAATGGCAGCACAAGCCAATATGAGATCAGCAAAGGTTTTGCTTATCAATCTTGGAGCCATTGGCTCTGAGATCGCCAAGAGCATTGTACTTAGTGGTATAGGACATTTAACAATATTGGATGCACACAAAGTGACGGAAGAAGACTTGGGctctcaatttttcattggcTCTAAAGATGTTGGCCAGTGGAAAATCGATGCTGCGAAGGAAAGAGTTCAAGACTTAAACTCTCGTGTAGAGCTCAAATTTGATAAGCAGTTCTTCCAAGAGAAAGATGAAAAGTTTTTCCAACATTTTGATTTAGTCGTGGCAACGGAAATGAAGGCTGATGATGCAGTCAAACTCAATGAGTTGACCCGAAAGTTGAATATTCCGTTGTATGTTGCTGGTTCTAATGGATTATTTGCttatattttcattgatttgATTGAATTTATTTCGGAGGATGAAAAGTTACAAAGTATAAGGCCTACTGTCGTTGGTCCCATTTCAAATAATCGAAGTATCATTGAAATTACCACTAGaaaagacgaagaagatggaaaaaaaacctacGAACGCATTAAGATCAAAAATTGCTACACGTCATTGAAAGAAGTGCTAAAGGGAGCAACATTAAACGAAAAACTGACAAGAAGGCAATTGAAACGGGTCACCAGCATCTTACCATTAACATTGTCTTTATTACAACACGAACTGAAGCAGAAGAGCAAAACTATAAACGTCgaacaaatgaaaatggatGCGGCTGTATGGTGTAAACAACTAGGTATTCCGACGTCAGTTTTGACTGACGAATATACACAACAATTCATAAAGCAAAGAGGCATTGAATTTGCCCCTGTAGCGGCTATTATAGGGGGCGCCGTTGCTCAAGATGTCATAAATATCCTAGGTAAAAGATTGTCTCCATTAAGCAActtcattgtttttgaCGGTATTACTTTAGATATGCcactttttgaattctaA
- the SEC23 gene encoding GTPase-activating protein SEC23 (similar to Saccharomyces cerevisiae SEC23 (YPR181C); ancestral locus Anc_7.537): MDFETNEDINGVRFTWNVFPSTRSDANSNVVPVGCLYTPLKEYDELNVAPYNPVVCSGPHCKSILNPYCVIDPRNSSWSCPICNSRNHLPPQYTNLSQENMPLELQSTTIEYITNKSVTVPPIFFFVVDLTSETENLDSLKESIITSLSLLPPNALIGLITYGNVVQLHDLSSETIDRCNVFRGDREYQLEALTEMLTGQKPTGPGGAPSHLPNSMNKITPFSLNRFFLPLEQVEFKLNQLLENMSPDQWSVPAGHRPLRATGSALNIASLLLQGCYKNIPARIILFAAGPGTVAPGLIVNSELKDPLRSHHDIDSDHSQHYKKACKFYNQIAQRVATNGHTVDIFAGCYDQIGMSEMKQLTDSTGGVLLLTDSFSTAIFKQSYLRLFAKDEEGYLKMAFNGNLAIKTSKDLKVQGLIGHASAVKKTDANNISEAEIGIGATSTWKMASLSPYHSYAVFFEIANTAANSNPIMSAPGSADRPHLAYTQFITTYQHSSGTNRVRVTTVANQLLPFGTPAIAASFDQEAAAVLMARIAVHKAETDDGADVIRWLDRTLIKLCQKYADYNKDDPQSFRLAPNFSLYPQFTYYLRRSQFLSVFNNSPDETAFYRHIFTREDTTNSLIMIQPTLTSFSMEDDPQPVLLDSISVKPNTILLLDTFFFILIYHGEQIAQWRKAGYQDDPQYADFKALLEEPKLEAAELLIDRFPLPRFIDTEAGGSQARFLLSKLNPSDNYQDMARGGSTIVLTDDVSLQNFMTHLQQVAVSGQA; the protein is encoded by the coding sequence ATGGACTTCGAGACTAATGAAGACATCAACGGGGTCCGTTTCACCTGGAACGTGTTTCCCTCCACCAGAAGCGACGCCAACAGCAATGTTGTCCCCGTCGGCTGCTTGTATACTCCCTTGAAGGAGTACGATGAATTGAACGTTGCTCCATATAACCCCGTCGTGTGCTCGGGCCCGCACTGTAAGTCGATTCTGAACCCATACTGTGTGATTGATCCGCGCAACTCGTCCTGGAGTTGTCCCATCTGTAATTCCAGGAACCATTTGCCTCCGCAGTACACCAATCTGTCGCAGGAGAACATGCCGCTAGAGTTGCAGTCCACCACGATTGAGTACATCACCAACAAGTCCGTCACCGTTCCccccatcttcttcttcgttgtGGATTTGACTTCCGAGACGGAGAATCTCGACTCGCTGAAGGAGTCTATCATCACGTCGTTGTCTCTATTGCCTCCCAACGCCCTCATTGGGTTGATCACGTACGGGAACGTCGTGCAATTGCACGATCTGTCCAGCGAAACCATTGACAGGTGCAACGTGTTCAGAGGCGACAGAGAGTACCAGCTCGAGGCGTTGACCGAGATGTTGACGGGCCAAAAGCCAACAGGCCCGGGCGGTGCCCCATCTCATCTACCGAACAGCATGAACAAGATCACGCCCTTTTCCTTGAACAGGTTTTTCCTGCCCTTGGAACAGGTCGAGTTCAAGTTGAATCAGCTGCTCGAAAACATGTCTCCGGATCAGTGGTCCGTCCCCGCAGGTCACAGACCGTTGAGAGCCACAGGGTCTGCTTTGAACATCGCGTCTTTGCTTCTACAAGGCTGCTATAAAAACATCCCCGCAAGAATAATCCTCTTCGCCGCCGGTCCAGGCACCGTTGCCCCAGGTTTGATTGTCAATTCAGAATTGAAAGATCCCTTGAGATCCCACCACGATATCGACTCAGACCACTCACAACATTACAAGAAGGCCTGCAAGTTCTATAATCAGATCGCTCAAAGGGTCGCTACCAACGGCCACACTGTCGATATCTTTGCCGGCTGTTACGATCAAATCGGTATGTCCGAAATGAAGCAGTTGACAGATTCCACCGGTGGTGTGTTATTGTTGACCGATTCCTTCTCCACTGCGATCTTTAAGCAATCCTACCTGAGACTGTTCGCcaaggatgaagaagggtATTTGAAGATGGCCTTCAACGGTAATCTGGCAATCAAGACAAGTAAAGACCTGAAAGTCCAAGGTTTGATTGGCCATGCCTCCGCTGTCAAGAAAACAGATGCCAACAACATCAGTGAGGCTGAAATCGGTATCGGTGCCACATCCACTTGGAAAATGGCTTCTTTGTCGCCCTATCATTCGTATgcagttttctttgaaattgcCAACACCGCGGCTAACTCTAACCCAATAATGTCTGCTCCGGGCTCAGCAGACAGACCTCATTTAGCATACACTCAATTCATTACCACTTATCAACACTCCTCTGGTACTAACCGTGTTAGGGTCACCACCGTGGCAAACCAACTCTTACCCTTCGGTACTCCAGCCATTGCAGCTTCCTTTGATCAAGAAGCGGCTGCTGTTTTAATGGCACGTATTGCTGTCCACAAGGCTGAAACCGATGATGGCGCTGACGTTATCAGATGGCTGGACAGAACTTTGATTAAACTATGTCAAAAGTATGCAGACTACAACAAAGACGACCCTCAGTCCTTCAGATTGGCTCCAAATTTTTCGCTATATCCTCAATTCACCTACTATTTGAGAAGATCCCAATTCTTAAGTGTCTTTAATAATTCTCCGGATGAAACTGCATTTTATAGACATATTTTCACAAGAGAGGATACCACTAATTCTTTAATCATGATTCAACCAACTTTAACCTCTTTCTCGATGGAAGACGACCCACAACCTGTCTTGTTAGATTCTATCTCTGTCAAACCAAACACCATACTATTATTGgatactttctttttcatcttaATATACCACGGTGAGCAAATCGCCCAATGGAGAAAGGCTGGCTACCAAGACGATCCACAATACGCTGATTTCAAAGCCCTTCTAGAAGAGCCAAAACTAGAAGCTGCAGAATTATTAATAGATAGATTTCCACTACCAAGGTTCATTGACACCGAGGCTGGTGGTTCTCAAGCAAGATTTTTACTATCTAAATTGAATCCATCCGATAACTATCAAGATATGGCCCGCGGTGGGTCCACAATTGTCTTGACTGATGACGTCTCtttacaaaatttcatGACTCACTTACAACAAGTTGCTGTCTCTGGTCAAGCATAG
- the SMX3 gene encoding mRNA splicing protein SMX3 (similar to Saccharomyces cerevisiae SMX3 (YPR182W); ancestral locus Anc_7.539), with product MSEASDSNAMQPVNPKPFLKGLVNHRVGVKLKFNNTEYRGTLVSTDNYFNLQLDEAEEFVGGVSHGILGEIFIRCNNVLYVRQLPN from the coding sequence ATGAGCGAGGCCAGTGATAGCAATGCGATGCAGCCGGTAAACCCAAAGCCGTTCCTCAAGGGCTTGGTCAACCACCGCGTGGGCGTCAAGCTCAAGTTCAACAACACGGAATACAGGGGCACGCTCGTGTCCACAGACAACTACTTCAACCTGCAACTGGACGAAGCAGAGGAGTTCGTCGGGGGCGTCTCGCACGGCATCCTGGGCGAGATATTCATCCGCTGCAATAACGTGCTCTACGTCAGGCAGCTGCCGAACTGA
- the DPM1 gene encoding dolichyl-phosphate beta-D-mannosyltransferase (similar to Saccharomyces cerevisiae DPM1 (YPR183W); ancestral locus Anc_7.540), which translates to MSIEYSVIVPAYRERLNIKPLTTRLFAGLGPEMAKRTELIFVDDNSQDGSVEEVDALAHQGFNVRIIVRTSERGLSSAVLRGFYEAKGQYLVCMDADLQHPPESVPKLFESLHDHAFTLGTRYAPGVGIDKDWPMYRRVISSTARMMARPLTVASDPMSGFFGLQKKYLENCNPKDINSQGFKIALELLAKLPLPRDPRAAIGEVPFTFGVRTEGESKLSGKVIIQYLQQLKELYVFKFGANNLVLFITFWSILFFYVCYQLYHLVF; encoded by the coding sequence ATGAGCATCGAGTACTCTGTTATCGTCCCCGCCTACCGCGAAAGATTGAACATCAAGCCCTTGACCACCAGACTCTTCGCCGGCCTAGGCCCTGAAATGGCCAAGAGAACCGAGTTGATCTTCGTCGACGACAACTCCCAGGATGGCTCCGTCGAGGAGGTTGACGCCCTGGCGCACCAGGGCTTCAACGTCCGCATCATCGTCAGAACCAGCGAGCGCGGTCTGTCATCCGCCGTGCTCAGGGGTTTCTACGAGGCCAAGGGCCAGTACCTGGTATGCATGGACGCGGACCTGCAACACCCTCCAGAAAGCGTGCCCAAGCTGTTCGAGTCTCTGCACGACCACGCCTTCACCCTGGGCACCAGATACGCCCCGGGCGTCGGCATTGACAAGGACTGGCCAATGTACAGACGCGTCATCTCCTCCACCGCCAGAATGATGGCCAGACCTTTGACCGTGGCCTCCGACCCCATGAGTGGGTTCTTCGGTCTGCAAAAGAAGTACCTCGAGAACTGCAACCCCAAGGACATCAACTCCCAAGGTTTCAAGATCGCCCTCGAGCTGCTCGCCAAGCTACCCCTACCAAGAGACCCCAGAGCGGCCATCGGCGAGGTGCCCTTTACTTTCGGTGTGAGAACGGAAGGTGAGTCCAAGCTGTCGGGTAAAGTCATTATCCAATACCTGCAACAACTTAAGGAATTGTACGTCTTCAAGTTTGGCGCCAACAACCTTGTTCTGTTCATCACCTTCTGGTCCATTCTGTTCTTCTACGTTTGCTACCAGCTATACCATTTGGTCTTTTAA